A single genomic interval of Hydractinia symbiolongicarpus strain clone_291-10 chromosome 8, HSymV2.1, whole genome shotgun sequence harbors:
- the LOC130655386 gene encoding uncharacterized protein LOC130655386, giving the protein MVLFSAYLERKYGLKEIWPLQTIPHAKQQDSVSCGIFCAKFAECIMSNQKIPVEFTKNEVIEFRNDIVRKLLQEGEKDETWHLKFCRLCGSLDGPKKNKGQTTDRWVRCDNCIPQRWYHVLCTNVVINEEGNNPFSCKDLVNIHTLETPNATKAHVS; this is encoded by the exons atGGTTTTGTTTAGTGCCTATCTGGAAAGGAAATACGGGCTAAAGGAAATATGGCCTCTGCAAACGATTCCTCACGCAAAACAACAAGACAGCGTATCTTGTGGGATATTTTGCGCAAAG TTTGCTGAGTGTATTATGAGCAATCAGAAAATCCCCGTTGAATTTACCAAAAACGAAGTCATCGAGTTTCGAAATGACATTGTGAGAAAATTGCTTCAAGAGGGAG AAAAAGATGAGACCTGGCATTTAAAGTTTTGCAGACTGTGTGGATCCCTTGATGGTCCAAAAAAGAACAAGGGTCAAACAACGGATCGTTGG GTCCGATGCGACAACTGCATTCCCCAACGTTGGTATCACGTTCTTTGCACCAACGTTGTCATTAATGAAGAAGGCAACAATCCGTTTTCGTGTAAAGATTTAGTCAATATTCATACTTTGGAGACGCCAAATGCAACTAAGGCACATGTAAGTTGA